The Phoenix dactylifera cultivar Barhee BC4 chromosome 17, palm_55x_up_171113_PBpolish2nd_filt_p, whole genome shotgun sequence genome contains a region encoding:
- the LOC103708271 gene encoding probable calcium-binding protein CML7 yields MGKELTEEQVASMREAFSLFDTDGDGRIAASELGILMRSLGGNPTQAQLKEIAAAENLTAPFDFPRFLDLMRAHLRPEPFDGQLRDAFRVLDKNATGAVAVADLRHVLISIGEKLDPAEFDEWIRELGVAPDGTIRYEEFIPRMVAK; encoded by the coding sequence ATGGGGAAGGAGCTGACGGAGGAGCAGGTGGCGTCCATGCGGGAGGCGTTCTCCCTCTTCGACACCGACGGTGACGGCCGGATCGCGGCGTCGGAGCTGGGGATCCTAATGCGCTCCCTCGGCGGTAACCCGACGCAGGCCCAGCTCAAGGAGATCGCGGCGGCGGAGAACCTGACCGCCCCCTTCGACTTCCCCCGCTTCCTCGACCTCATGCGCGCGCACCTCCGCCCCGAGCCCTTCGATGGCCAGCTCCGCGACGCCTTCCGCGTCCTTGATAAGAACGCGACCGGCGCCGTCGCGGTCGCCGACCTCCGCCACGTCCTTATCTCCATCGGCGAGAAGCTCGACCCCGCCGAGTTCGACGAGTGGATCCGCGAGCTCGGCGTCGCCCCCGACGGCACCATCCGCTACGAGGAATTCATCCCCCGAATGGTCGCCAAGTAG
- the LOC103708272 gene encoding 40S ribosomal protein S13-like: protein MGRMHSRGKGISSSALPYKRTPPSWLKISAPDVEENICKFAKKGLTPSQIGVILRDSHGIAQVKSVTGSKILRILKAHGFGPEIPEDLYHLIKKAVAIRKHLERNRKDKDSKFRLILVESRIHRLARYYKRTKKLPPVWKYESTTASTLVA, encoded by the exons ATGGGTCGTATGCACAGCCGCGG AAAGGGTATCTCCTCGTCGGCGTTGCCGTACAAGAGGACTCCTCCGAGCTGGCTCAAGATCTCCGCTCCGGAC GTGGAGGAGAACATCTGCAAGTTTGCGAAGAAGGGGCTGACGCCGTCGCAGATCGGTGTTATTCTCCGTGATTCTCATGGTATTGCCCAGGTGAAGAGCGTCACTGGGAGCAAGATTCTCCGGATTCTCAAGGCTCATG GGTTTGGTCCGGAGATTCCAGAGGATTTATACCATTTGATTAAGAAGGCGGTGGCAATCAGGAAGCACTTGGAGAGGAACAGGAAGGACAAGGATTCCAAGTTCAGGCTGATTCTTGTGGAGAGCAGGATCCACCGCTTGGCTCGTTACTACAAGAGGACCAAGAAGCTCCCTCCCGTCTGGAAATA CGAATCCACCACCGCCAGCACTCTTGTGGCTTAG